The following coding sequences are from one Lysobacterales bacterium window:
- the thrC gene encoding threonine synthase, which translates to MAFVSTRGGAPAVGLSAAIAAGLAPGGGLYVPSHQLRADLDALAAAPELAATTAALLAPLFAGDPLAAHLPAIAAAALDFPVPLTPLAGDPDACLIELFHGPTAAFKDVGARFLAQALPCLPDGAGQGTVLVATSGDTGAAVAAACHDVPGLDVVVLYPHGRVSPRQAHQLGAFGGTVRAFAVDGSFDDCQAMAKAAFADAALRARRPLLSANSICLGRLLPQMGYYAQAAMAWQRDGRGPLNVIVPTGNLGNAVAALMARAMGVPIGTVALACNANATLPEFLAGADYRPRASVATLANAMDVGAPSNIERLRWLQPDADALRATTPAASFDDDAIRAAIVAADRRHGLAVCPHTACGLALLEGLRAAGDRRPWAVAATAHPAKFESIVEPLLGRAVEVPLALAAVLARPSRHEPLAATAAALREVLDAGA; encoded by the coding sequence CTGGCCTTCGTCAGCACGCGCGGCGGTGCCCCGGCGGTCGGTCTTTCCGCCGCGATCGCCGCCGGCCTGGCGCCCGGTGGCGGCCTGTACGTGCCGTCGCACCAGCTGCGCGCCGACCTCGATGCCCTGGCCGCAGCGCCGGAACTGGCCGCGACCACCGCGGCCCTGTTGGCGCCGCTGTTCGCCGGCGATCCGCTGGCCGCGCACCTGCCGGCGATCGCCGCCGCCGCGCTCGACTTCCCGGTACCGCTGACGCCCCTGGCCGGCGATCCGGACGCCTGCCTGATCGAGCTGTTCCATGGCCCCACCGCCGCGTTCAAGGACGTCGGCGCGCGCTTTCTGGCGCAGGCGCTGCCGTGCCTGCCGGACGGGGCAGGGCAGGGCACCGTGCTGGTCGCGACCTCCGGCGACACCGGTGCCGCGGTGGCCGCGGCCTGCCACGACGTGCCCGGCCTGGACGTCGTGGTGCTGTACCCGCACGGCCGGGTGTCGCCGCGCCAGGCGCACCAGCTCGGCGCCTTCGGCGGCACGGTGCGCGCCTTCGCGGTCGACGGCAGCTTCGACGACTGCCAGGCGATGGCCAAGGCGGCCTTCGCGGACGCCGCCCTGCGCGCGCGCCGGCCGCTGCTGTCGGCCAACAGCATCTGCCTGGGCCGTCTGTTGCCGCAGATGGGCTACTACGCGCAGGCGGCGATGGCCTGGCAGCGCGACGGCCGCGGGCCGCTCAACGTGATCGTGCCGACCGGCAACCTGGGCAATGCCGTGGCCGCGCTGATGGCGCGCGCGATGGGCGTGCCGATCGGCACCGTCGCGCTGGCCTGCAACGCCAACGCAACCCTGCCCGAGTTCCTGGCCGGCGCCGACTACCGGCCGCGCGCCAGCGTCGCCACCCTGGCCAATGCCATGGACGTGGGCGCGCCCAGCAACATCGAGCGCCTGCGCTGGTTGCAGCCGGACGCCGATGCACTGCGGGCGACCACGCCTGCGGCGTCCTTCGACGACGACGCCATCCGCGCGGCGATCGTCGCCGCGGACCGCCGCCATGGGCTGGCGGTGTGTCCGCACACGGCCTGCGGGCTGGCCCTGCTCGAGGGCCTGCGCGCCGCGGGCGACCGTCGGCCCTGGGCGGTGGCCGCCACTGCGCATCCGGCCAAGTTCGAGTCGATCGTCGAGCCGTTGCTGGGGCGCGCGGTGGAGGTTCCGCTGGCACTGGCCGCG